From a region of the Polyangium spumosum genome:
- a CDS encoding DNA-methyltransferase translates to MVARPKAPDPDVLALGREGSPDEVITGSAGWHVATADALDFAETLPDACAHAVWTDPPYCSGGYTESAKRQSRGMIRHQSVKAMGWFINDNMGSAGIVWLLRCVAVQAFRILLEGGSLGVFCDWRMVPLLAPALESSGLRWQGMIVWDKGAPALGAGFRRQHEVVLHFVKGTGVFHDASTGDVVNCSRLHHEARNHQTAKPPEVIERCLSVVAPPGGLVVDFFTGGGSTGVAARRLGMRFLGSEIDPRIAARAREAIRTQTTDARHVRKANQLGLFDGE, encoded by the coding sequence ATGGTCGCTCGACCGAAGGCGCCGGATCCCGATGTGCTCGCGCTCGGCCGCGAGGGCTCGCCGGACGAAGTGATCACAGGCTCGGCCGGGTGGCACGTCGCCACGGCTGATGCGCTCGACTTCGCCGAAACGCTCCCGGACGCGTGCGCGCATGCGGTTTGGACCGATCCGCCCTACTGCTCGGGCGGGTACACGGAGTCCGCCAAGCGCCAGTCCCGCGGCATGATCCGGCATCAAAGCGTGAAGGCCATGGGCTGGTTCATCAATGACAACATGGGATCCGCGGGGATCGTGTGGCTCCTCCGTTGCGTCGCGGTTCAAGCGTTCCGGATCCTGCTCGAGGGCGGGAGCCTCGGCGTCTTCTGCGATTGGCGCATGGTTCCGCTCCTCGCGCCGGCCCTCGAGTCGAGCGGGCTGCGCTGGCAAGGGATGATCGTCTGGGACAAGGGAGCGCCGGCCCTCGGGGCCGGGTTCCGGCGTCAACACGAGGTCGTCCTCCACTTCGTCAAGGGGACCGGCGTCTTTCACGATGCGAGCACGGGGGACGTTGTGAACTGCTCGCGGCTCCACCATGAGGCGCGGAATCACCAAACGGCCAAGCCTCCCGAGGTGATCGAGCGGTGCCTTTCGGTCGTCGCTCCGCCCGGGGGCCTGGTCGTCGATTTCTTCACGGGGGGCGGCTCGACGGGGGTTGCCGCGCGGCGGCTCGGGATGCGGTTCCTCGGGAGCGAGATCGATCCGAGGATCGCGGCGCGAGCACGGGAGGCGATCCGCACCCAAACCACCGACGCGCGACACGTGCGCAAGGCGAACCAACTCGGGCTCTTCGACGGTGAATGA
- a CDS encoding DUF4062 domain-containing protein encodes MKQARPKYQVFVSSTYRDLHDARERVTWAILNARHIPAGMENFTATNDRGWETIRRVIDLTDYYVVILAGAYGSIDETTGISWTQREYEYALERGIPVLGFIRADTHITQADVEKDAAKQAKLITFKARLKKQHLVQEWTDAEDLARKVVEALRNHIHDDEDRRCPRPGWYRGDSIDFSSTVADELARLSAENEALRRQVEEVKGGKRVCLELTDAYDNVFVDSSEVAYEVPKYVLNRESAAIVDAVTGVVSSSHSEYERFLDRANRSMTFHARVRNTGNKPAKEVTVDLEFEGCEQVNLVGYEAPSVPEHLRGIAPRWKMDTARHVYIDRTFGRGGKVCVRQRVKNIAPGVAEDLVYFLVRAEAMDANGWSVTCSYSITDADGARTKGSFLLVTQFKTQEALSEEQVAARFK; translated from the coding sequence ATGAAACAAGCTCGCCCCAAGTATCAGGTTTTCGTCAGCTCGACCTACCGCGACTTACACGATGCGCGGGAACGTGTCACGTGGGCTATATTGAATGCACGTCATATTCCCGCCGGCATGGAGAATTTCACAGCGACTAACGATCGAGGCTGGGAAACCATTAGAAGAGTCATCGATCTGACTGACTACTATGTCGTCATTCTTGCGGGCGCTTACGGAAGTATCGACGAGACGACGGGCATTAGTTGGACCCAACGAGAGTATGAGTATGCCCTCGAACGAGGGATTCCTGTGCTCGGTTTTATCCGTGCCGATACTCACATCACCCAGGCTGACGTTGAGAAAGACGCAGCCAAGCAAGCGAAATTGATTACATTTAAAGCAAGGCTTAAGAAGCAACACCTAGTCCAAGAGTGGACGGATGCGGAAGATCTTGCGCGCAAAGTGGTTGAGGCTCTCAGAAACCACATTCACGATGACGAGGATAGACGGTGTCCGCGGCCTGGCTGGTACCGCGGAGATTCGATTGATTTTTCTTCGACAGTGGCTGATGAACTCGCCAGATTATCGGCGGAGAATGAGGCCTTGAGACGACAAGTCGAGGAGGTGAAGGGAGGTAAACGCGTTTGTCTGGAACTCACCGATGCTTATGATAATGTATTTGTCGACAGTTCCGAGGTCGCGTACGAGGTGCCCAAATATGTGCTTAACCGGGAATCGGCGGCAATTGTTGATGCGGTAACAGGCGTTGTAAGTTCGAGCCACAGTGAGTATGAGCGGTTTCTGGATAGGGCTAACCGCTCTATGACTTTCCATGCCAGAGTGCGAAACACAGGCAATAAGCCAGCGAAAGAGGTGACCGTCGATCTTGAGTTTGAAGGTTGTGAGCAGGTGAATTTGGTTGGATACGAGGCTCCAAGTGTGCCTGAGCACCTCAGGGGTATAGCCCCCAGGTGGAAAATGGACACGGCGAGACACGTCTATATCGACCGAACTTTTGGCCGTGGCGGAAAAGTGTGTGTCCGACAACGAGTCAAGAACATTGCGCCCGGTGTCGCTGAAGACCTGGTGTATTTTCTGGTGCGCGCCGAGGCCATGGATGCAAATGGCTGGTCTGTCACCTGCTCCTACTCCATTACAGACGCCGATGGGGCCCGCACGAAAGGGTCGTTTCTACTAGTGACACAGTTTAAGACACAAGAAGCTCTTTCCGAAGAGCAAGTAGCGGCACGGTTCAAGTAG